From Buchnera aphidicola (Periphyllus lyropictus), a single genomic window includes:
- the rplS gene encoding 50S ribosomal protein L19: MNKIINSIEKKQIKKNIPKFRSGDTIEVKVWVIEGSKKRLQSFKGIVIAIKNRFLNSSFCVRKISNGEGVERVFQTHSNNIKKISIKRKGNVRKSKLYYLRKKFGKSARIKEKI, from the coding sequence ATGAATAAAATAATAAATTCTATAGAAAAAAAACAAATTAAAAAAAATATACCTAAATTTCGTTCTGGAGATACTATTGAAGTTAAAGTATGGGTAATAGAAGGATCAAAAAAACGTTTGCAATCTTTTAAAGGAATTGTAATAGCAATAAAAAACAGATTTTTAAACTCTTCTTTTTGTGTTAGAAAAATATCAAATGGAGAAGGAGTGGAAAGAGTTTTTCAAACTCACTCTAACAACATCAAAAAAATTTCTATAAAAAGGAAAGGAAACGTTCGTAAATCAAAATTATATTATTTACGCAAAAAATTTGGAAAATCTGCACGTATTAAAGAAAAAATTTAA